A single genomic interval of Thermoanaerobacterium sp. PSU-2 harbors:
- a CDS encoding HD domain-containing phosphohydrolase: MFRSYRNRLFVIIFGVSVFVYLLSFVHIVKGIGNNIFASFLILFISAFIAMTESKHLSYPIEKLNEGVKRIIDGEYDYNIDIDVSEEFVELSRSFREMSHKLKSTYEELKRESQELLKKNNELQDYYAELEASYEQMEAVTNELEKSESKYRTLVDNISDILWFTDSEYNIEFINNRSVRYLDYMPDEMTGRKITEFVHDDDKKIMEDLMNGRISMAEIKFKKRDGSILLTETRAKVIKNNENEILGIQGLSRDITDYNNAKKEIMERNRQILAIGNVTQLLTKNLEPRDVLYSIAEKISTILSSPLCTIRTINESGRLELMVAAGELRDMPLLKELSLSSDENVKLLVSKEITVLDPNKFPIDDNLLLRLKELNVKNVIAVPLISKDKAVGILNILTTSKLANDISLLRSVADSVSVAIENANLYDDMRNWYFRTIDALAHAVEAKDKYTKGHSLRVSKYAAIIAESMGLPKDEIEKIRIAGLLHDIGKIGVADSILTKPGKLTNDEYDKIKQHPKISRKILEPIGLSKDIMDGIEKHHERYDGKGYPFGLNDDNIPLIAAILCVADSFDAMTSDRSYRKGISFDEAVNELLKYKGTQFNPRVVDSVISIYMRDRKKMERIKVETEVAN, encoded by the coding sequence ATGTTTAGAAGTTATCGCAATCGCTTGTTCGTCATAATATTCGGAGTTTCAGTCTTTGTATATCTACTTTCGTTTGTCCACATAGTAAAAGGCATAGGCAATAACATATTTGCTTCTTTTTTGATATTGTTTATTTCGGCTTTTATAGCAATGACAGAGTCAAAGCACTTGTCATATCCAATAGAAAAGTTGAATGAAGGCGTTAAACGTATAATAGATGGTGAATACGATTATAATATCGATATAGATGTTTCAGAAGAATTTGTAGAGTTATCAAGAAGTTTCAGAGAAATGTCACATAAGCTAAAGTCAACTTATGAAGAGTTAAAAAGGGAGTCTCAGGAGCTTTTAAAGAAAAACAACGAATTGCAAGATTACTATGCAGAGCTTGAGGCATCTTATGAGCAGATGGAAGCTGTGACAAACGAGCTTGAGAAATCGGAATCAAAGTATAGGACGTTGGTAGACAATATTTCAGATATTCTTTGGTTTACTGATAGTGAATATAATATAGAGTTTATTAATAATAGATCAGTAAGGTATTTAGATTATATGCCAGACGAGATGACAGGCAGAAAAATCACAGAATTCGTTCATGACGACGATAAGAAGATCATGGAAGATCTGATGAATGGCAGAATAAGCATGGCGGAAATAAAATTCAAAAAAAGAGATGGTTCAATACTCCTTACAGAAACGAGAGCCAAGGTAATAAAGAACAATGAAAATGAGATATTGGGAATTCAAGGCTTGTCGAGGGATATAACTGATTACAATAATGCGAAAAAAGAGATAATGGAGAGAAATAGGCAGATTCTGGCCATAGGAAATGTGACGCAATTGTTGACTAAAAATTTAGAACCTCGAGATGTTTTATATTCTATTGCTGAAAAAATATCCACCATTCTTTCTTCACCACTTTGTACCATAAGGACGATAAATGAGTCAGGAAGATTAGAGCTTATGGTAGCAGCAGGGGAATTGAGAGACATGCCTCTTTTAAAAGAGTTGTCGTTGTCGTCGGATGAAAATGTTAAGCTTCTTGTTTCAAAAGAGATTACTGTTTTGGATCCTAATAAATTCCCGATAGATGATAATTTGCTTTTGCGATTGAAAGAATTAAATGTAAAAAACGTGATAGCTGTTCCACTCATATCTAAAGATAAGGCTGTGGGAATCTTAAATATATTAACAACTTCAAAGCTTGCCAATGATATAAGCTTGTTGAGATCTGTTGCTGATAGTGTGTCTGTTGCCATAGAAAATGCAAATCTGTATGACGACATGAGGAATTGGTACTTTAGGACCATCGACGCTTTGGCTCATGCTGTTGAGGCAAAGGATAAATACACAAAGGGGCATTCGCTTAGAGTTTCGAAGTACGCTGCAATTATAGCCGAAAGCATGGGACTGCCAAAAGATGAAATAGAAAAGATAAGAATTGCTGGTCTGTTGCATGATATAGGAAAGATAGGGGTGGCTGACAGTATACTTACCAAGCCTGGCAAGCTTACAAATGATGAGTACGACAAGATAAAGCAACATCCAAAAATATCTAGAAAAATATTGGAACCAATTGGACTATCTAAGGATATAATGGATGGAATTGAAAAACACCACGAAAGATACGATGGGAAAGGATATCCATTTGGGCTTAATGACGACAACATACCATTGATTGCTGCGATACTGTGTGTGGCAGATTCATTCGATGCCATGACATCTGATAGATCGTATAGGAAAGGGATTTCCTTTGACGAGGCTGTAAATGAATTATTGAAGTACAAAGGCACCCAGTTTAATCCGAGGGTTGTTGACAGTGTAATATCTATATACATGAGAGACAGAAAAAAGATGGAGAGGATTAAAGTAGAAACGGAAGTAGCAAACTAA
- the dnaX gene encoding DNA polymerase III subunit gamma/tau: MYQSLYRKYRPRSFGEVLGQNHIVRTLKNQIKSGRIGHAYLFCGTRGTGKTSVAKIFAKAVNCPNSVDGEPCNKCQICQSANNNSLMDIIEIDAASNNSVDDVRELRDNVIYAPSSCKYKVYIIDEVHMLSGSAFNALLKTLEEPPQHAIFILATTEPNKIPATILSRCQRFDFKRISSKVISQNIKKIAEDSQIKIDSKAIALIAKHGNGSMRDAISILEQCASYNDVLTYDDVCDILGTVNDDTLFALVNSLNDRDGKETIKQIDKLMLYGIDVNNLVKALLSFLRDVIVYKTCGDESEEILETEINDVIEKASLFDMAFLSNVLEKLIDLQGKIRYAQSPRIMLEITLLKLINPEISPDMDSILDRLSMLENVIKNGKVMPSVEKDIVADDKTLKSERAFDDVVVKKEAKKTDDIVDKVDKSIEINVNEVFKKLLSMIKKDRPMIFSFLSLGKPYLKDGNFVIEYPKEHVFYKEELNKIENKDYIKDAIKRLTGNDYNIVFATEEKNEDEQLIEAVRKYFGDVEIID, encoded by the coding sequence ATGTACCAATCACTGTACAGAAAGTATAGGCCTAGAAGCTTTGGGGAAGTTTTGGGGCAAAATCATATTGTCAGGACTTTAAAAAATCAGATAAAAAGTGGGCGAATAGGACATGCATATCTTTTTTGCGGTACAAGAGGTACAGGCAAGACAAGTGTTGCAAAGATTTTTGCAAAAGCTGTTAATTGCCCTAATAGCGTAGATGGGGAGCCATGCAACAAATGTCAGATATGCCAGTCTGCCAATAACAATTCTCTCATGGACATAATAGAGATAGATGCGGCATCGAATAACAGCGTTGATGATGTAAGGGAATTGAGGGATAACGTCATATATGCTCCTTCTTCATGTAAGTACAAGGTGTACATTATCGATGAAGTCCATATGCTGTCTGGCAGTGCTTTTAATGCCCTTTTAAAGACGCTTGAAGAGCCTCCGCAACACGCGATATTTATTCTGGCTACAACTGAGCCAAATAAGATACCTGCAACTATTTTGTCAAGGTGTCAAAGGTTTGACTTTAAAAGGATATCATCGAAAGTTATTTCACAGAATATAAAGAAGATAGCTGAAGACAGCCAAATAAAAATAGACAGTAAAGCAATTGCACTGATTGCAAAGCATGGAAATGGCTCTATGAGGGATGCTATAAGCATACTTGAGCAGTGTGCTTCATACAACGATGTTTTAACGTATGATGATGTGTGTGATATACTTGGCACTGTAAATGATGATACATTGTTTGCTTTAGTGAATAGTTTAAACGATAGAGATGGAAAAGAAACCATAAAACAGATAGATAAGTTGATGCTTTACGGCATAGACGTAAATAATTTGGTGAAGGCTTTATTGTCTTTTTTGAGAGATGTGATTGTATATAAGACATGTGGTGATGAGTCAGAAGAGATATTAGAAACAGAGATAAATGATGTAATTGAGAAGGCTTCTTTATTTGACATGGCGTTTTTATCAAATGTGTTAGAGAAATTGATAGATCTTCAGGGAAAAATAAGATATGCTCAATCTCCAAGAATAATGCTGGAGATAACATTGCTTAAGCTTATAAATCCGGAAATCTCACCTGATATGGACAGTATTTTAGATAGACTAAGTATGTTGGAAAATGTGATTAAAAATGGAAAAGTAATGCCATCTGTAGAGAAGGATATTGTCGCTGATGATAAAACTTTAAAATCTGAGAGGGCTTTTGATGATGTAGTGGTAAAAAAAGAAGCGAAAAAAACTGATGATATAGTTGATAAAGTAGATAAGAGCATTGAGATAAATGTGAATGAAGTTTTCAAAAAACTATTAAGCATGATAAAGAAAGACAGACCGATGATTTTTTCTTTTTTAAGCTTAGGCAAACCGTATTTGAAAGATGGCAATTTTGTGATAGAATATCCAAAGGAGCATGTGTTTTACAAAGAAGAGCTTAATAAAATCGAAAATAAAGATTACATCAAAGATGCTATTAAAAGACTGACAGGTAATGATTACAACATAGTTTTTGCTACAGAAGAAAAAAATGAAGATGAACAGTTAATTGAGGCAGTAAGAAAATATTTTGGCGATGTAGAAATAATAGATTGA
- a CDS encoding YbaB/EbfC family nucleoid-associated protein, with translation MAKGGFPGGFNMNNMIKQAQQMQEQMKKMQEELENKTVEESAGGGAVKVVANGRKELISIKIDPDVVDKDDVEMLEDLVLAAVNQALRSAEKMIAEEMGKITGGFNIPGLF, from the coding sequence ATGGCTAAAGGAGGATTTCCTGGCGGTTTCAACATGAATAACATGATAAAGCAAGCGCAGCAGATGCAGGAGCAAATGAAGAAAATGCAGGAGGAGCTTGAAAACAAGACGGTTGAGGAGTCTGCAGGCGGTGGAGCTGTAAAGGTAGTGGCAAATGGCAGAAAGGAGCTTATAAGCATAAAGATCGATCCGGATGTCGTTGACAAAGACGATGTAGAGATGCTGGAGGATCTTGTATTGGCTGCAGTAAATCAAGCTTTAAGAAGTGCTGAAAAGATGATTGCAGAAGAGATGGGAAAAATAACAGGAGGTTTCAACATACCTGGCTTGTTCTGA
- the recR gene encoding recombination mediator RecR — protein MNVYSRSLSRLIDELSRLPGIGRKTAQRLAFYILDMPLDDVVNLSNAILEAKNNLRYCKKCYNFTDSELCSICSDETRDTHTICVVSDPKDVVAMEKTREYRGLYHVLHGAISPMDGIGPEDIKIKELLERIKDAEINEIILATNPDIEGEATAMYIAKLIKPFGIKVTRIAHGVPVGGDLEYTDSVTLSRALEGRREM, from the coding sequence ATGAACGTATATTCGAGGTCATTGTCAAGGCTTATTGATGAATTATCAAGACTTCCCGGCATTGGACGCAAGACAGCTCAGAGGCTGGCGTTTTACATCTTAGATATGCCTTTAGACGATGTTGTTAACTTGTCTAATGCTATTTTAGAGGCAAAGAACAATTTAAGATACTGTAAAAAGTGCTATAACTTTACTGACAGTGAGCTTTGCAGTATATGCAGTGATGAGACGAGGGATACACATACCATATGTGTAGTTTCCGATCCCAAAGATGTAGTAGCGATGGAAAAGACGAGGGAATATCGAGGCTTATACCATGTACTTCACGGTGCAATATCGCCTATGGATGGAATAGGTCCAGAGGATATAAAGATAAAAGAGCTGTTGGAGAGGATAAAAGATGCTGAAATCAATGAAATAATATTAGCTACAAATCCAGACATAGAAGGCGAGGCAACTGCAATGTACATCGCAAAGCTTATAAAACCTTTTGGAATAAAGGTGACAAGAATTGCACATGGTGTACCGGTAGGCGGTGACCTCGAATACACAGATTCTGTAACACTGTCAAGGGCTTTAGAAGGCAGAAGGGAAATGTAA